In the Paenibacillus sp. FSL R7-0337 genome, TTAAGCGTCAAGCGCTGTCTTAAGCCAAGCCGCCGGCCGAGTGCCTCACTTACACGCAGGCTGTCGGATTTGGGGACAGGAATTACAGTAACCTCCTGCCGGAAAGAGCCGAAGTTCAGCTGAATGGTTCCGTGCGCCGGTATTTTGAGCCTCTTCATGGATTTGTCGCCTAGCATTACAGCATTTTCCTGCAGGATGCCCGAGTGGACCGTTTGAACCGGGATCTTTAGCTTAGACATCGTGGATCTCCTTCCGGTAGGCAAGCATGGTGCCGGCAATATGAATCTTGAGGGTTACATATCATTCATCATATGGAGACATCTGACCCTTGGTGATTGACCTATTCCCGAAAAAGCCGTGCCGGGCGGATTAATATCGCCGGTAGCCATGGGCTGGCAGGCGCGCCTGGACCGGAGGGCGGGAGCACAGAAGGAAGTAGGCATGCCCGGGCAGCACTATGGCGGTTGCCAAATTTGGGCTCAGACAGCCCCTGGGGCTGCCTGCTGGATGAGCAGGGGCTTTTGAAGCGAAGCAGAGACGAATATAACTTGGAGGAGGAAATAAAATGAACGTGATTGATAAGGCGCATGAATTGGCGCGTGCAATTAAGGACAGCAGTGAGGTATCGGATATAACCAGTGCAATGAAGGTGATCGAAGCAGATCCGGAGAGCAAGCAGATGCTAGACAACTTCCGCCAGAGCCAGATTGAGCTGCAACAGCGGATGATGAGCGGGGACATGCCTCCGCAGGAGGACATGGAGAAGATGGAGAAGCTCTTTGAGGTGCTTAACCTGAACCTGGGCATCCGCCGTCTGTTCGACGCAGAGCGCCGCCTCAGTGTGGTTATCGAAGATGTGAACAAAATCATCACAGACAGCTTGTCCCAAATGTACGGCGCGCAATAGGCACCGGCAGCACGCCGGGGGTTCTCTCTGATACAGTAAAAGGGTGATTTCAGGGCTATACGGCTCTGGAATCACCCTTTTTGTCACAATCCGTTAATCCTGCTTGCCCTCCACCAGACAGAGCAGAATAGTAGCGGCCATCCCGAGACGGCGGTCCAGCTTGCCATGGGTGTCCATTGAGAAATCGGCAGTGATTTTGGTAACGAACGGATTGAAGTTCTGCCGGAAGGCAGGAATCACCATTCCCCCGATTTCTAAGTTGTATTTCTGCGGAATGATGGCAAGCGCACGGCGCAGCAGCGCGAGGAAGGCGTTGTCCTCCTTAATGGTGCCGATCTCGTTATCCTGCGTGTCCAGGATGGCCCATTCATCCTTGATGAGAGATTTCAGGCCTTTGCGGCGGAGTGCGCCCACCGTTTCCCCGGTCTCCATATCATACACATCATAGGTTGAGCTGATATCAAGAATCTTGCGCGCTTTGATCCGCAGCAGCTCCCTCCCCATCGTCTCGTCGGGGTACAGCGTAATGTCCTCTCTCAGCCGGAACGCTTTCATTTCCGAGAATAGCAGCAGCTCCCCCGAATCACCCAAGATATGTAGCTTTCCGCCCAGCGCAGAGAATATTTTTTTGCGGGCGATGTAACGGGTCTGGTTATAAATGGGATTCAAGGTCATTCCCTCCTTTGCGATATATCATCTCATACCCGAGCCATGCAGGATAGAAACTGCTAACAAGGCACTAACATCCTGCTGAAAAATTACGCAGCTTGTCTCATATTTCCGGCCGCAGGTTCATAGAATAGAGATATAGATTCATTCTAACAAACCTGTAGAGCGAAGGAGCGGTCCTGCAATGAGAAAAAAAAGTAAATTCAAGCATTCCGTGTATCTGCTGATTGCCCTGGCCATGCTGTTATACGCGCTGCCGAAGCTGTCTGTTCAGAATGGCTCCGGCTGGGTGCTGGGCTTCGGTATCGTCTGGTGTATCTTCGCGTTCCTGGTCATTGCCTCGCATCTGCATTTCATTATCGGTGTGGATGAAGAGAAGCAGAAGCGCCTGGATGCTGTCCGCAAGGCCAAGCTTGCACAGTGGCAGGGCAAATGGAATGAAGAAGGCCGGGTGTCGCAGAGATCATAGTCCAGGAATAGAGCTGACGGTGTAAAAGTACCCCCTGTTTGCCGTTGCGGCGGACCGGGGGTTACCTGTGCGTGCTTCTCCTGCCGGGAGTAAGTTACCCGGTGTTATATATATATTCCCGGCTGTCATAACTTTTGAAAGATACAGTGTAACCTGCTGTACTCCAGTGCGGACAGCATGTATAATGGGTACAGAATAGTACAGATCGGGGTATGGGGGTGTAACAGTTGGAAGGTCAAGGCGATAACATCACAAAGCATGAACAACTGCTGCAGCACATTGAGAGTCTGAAGGTAGGAACCAAGATCTCCGTCCGCAAGCTGGCGAAGGAGATGGGGGTCAGCGAAGGTACGGCTTACCGTGCGGTGAAGGAAGCGGAGAACCTCGGAATCGTTATCACCAAGGAACGGATTGGTACGGTCCGGGTGGAGAAGAAGCCGCGTAATATTTCCGAGCAGCTCACCTTCGGCGATGTCGTGGATATTGTTGAAGGGCATGTGCTTGGCGGAGCAGAGGGTCTGAACAAGCATCTTCATAAATATGTGATCGGTGCGATGAAGGTCGATGCCATGATCCGGTACATCGATGCCGACAGCCTGCTGATCGTCGGGAACCGCGATGATGTGCACTCGCTTGCACTGGAGCAGGGGGCCGGGGTGCTTGTGACAGGGGGTTTCGGCACCAGCCGCGAGGTCAAAGCGCTGGCCGATGAGCTGGACCTGCCGGTCATCTCGTCCAGACATGATACGTTTACGGTGGCTTCGATGATTAACCGCGCGATCTTTGACCGGCTGATCAAGAAGAAGATAATGCTGGTGGAGGATATCGTGGAGGGCAAGCTGCGGCTGAACACGCTCAAAATCTCCAGCACCGTAGGAGAACTGCGTGAACTGGCACTGGCCAGCGGAGAGCAGCGGTTCCCGGTCACGGATGAATGGAACCGGGTTATCGGAATTGTAGGCCGGCGTGATGTGGAGGATCTCAGCGAAGGGCAAATTATTGAAAAGGCGATGGTGCGCAGTCCGGTCACCGCTGCACTCCAGACCTCGCTGGCTTCGGCGGCGCAGATTATGATGTGGGAGGGGATCGATTTTCTGCCCATTGTGGACCGCAACCGTAAGCTGGTAGGATCGGTCACCCGCCGTGAAGTGCTGCAGAGCCTGCGCGACGCCAGCAATCAGCCGCAGCTTGGAGAGACGTTCGATCATCTGATCTGGAACGGGTTCGCGGATGAGCGGGATGAGGAGGGCAGGCTGTTCTTCCATGGCTTCATTACCCCGCAGATGGCGACCGATCTGGGAACGATCTCGGAAGGGGTTCTGTCCACCCTGATGACTTTGTCCGCCTTCAAGGCAGCCAAGGATATCACCGGGAACGACTATGTACTGGACAATATGTCCACTTACTTCATCCGTCCGGTACAGATTGAGCATTCCATCACCGTCATGCCGAAGCTGCTGGAGATCAGCCGCCGCACCTGCAAGCTGGAGATCGAGATCAGCTATATGGATACCATTGTTGCCAAGGCCGTTCTGATGCTGCAGTCGATTGACCACGGGTAACGGGATTAGTGAGTGACTATGAACGAAGATTCATTTTAGGCAAAATATTAAATAGACCAGGGCTGTCCTGCAGGCGATCAGGATGGGCAACTGGTCTATTTGTATTGGCGGCGGGCTGAACCCTCAGCTTCCGCTGCGCATCCGGCTATAGTAGCTGAAGCTGCGCAGTCCCGAGAAGATATTGAACAAGCCCAGCAGCAGAAAAGCAGCCTCAATGACCACGTTAAGCGTCGAGCCGCGGAAGAT is a window encoding:
- a CDS encoding YlbF family regulator, translating into MNVIDKAHELARAIKDSSEVSDITSAMKVIEADPESKQMLDNFRQSQIELQQRMMSGDMPPQEDMEKMEKLFEVLNLNLGIRRLFDAERRLSVVIEDVNKIITDSLSQMYGAQ
- a CDS encoding DRTGG domain-containing protein: MEGQGDNITKHEQLLQHIESLKVGTKISVRKLAKEMGVSEGTAYRAVKEAENLGIVITKERIGTVRVEKKPRNISEQLTFGDVVDIVEGHVLGGAEGLNKHLHKYVIGAMKVDAMIRYIDADSLLIVGNRDDVHSLALEQGAGVLVTGGFGTSREVKALADELDLPVISSRHDTFTVASMINRAIFDRLIKKKIMLVEDIVEGKLRLNTLKISSTVGELRELALASGEQRFPVTDEWNRVIGIVGRRDVEDLSEGQIIEKAMVRSPVTAALQTSLASAAQIMMWEGIDFLPIVDRNRKLVGSVTRREVLQSLRDASNQPQLGETFDHLIWNGFADERDEEGRLFFHGFITPQMATDLGTISEGVLSTLMTLSAFKAAKDITGNDYVLDNMSTYFIRPVQIEHSITVMPKLLEISRRTCKLEIEISYMDTIVAKAVLMLQSIDHG